From a region of the Schistocerca nitens isolate TAMUIC-IGC-003100 chromosome 8, iqSchNite1.1, whole genome shotgun sequence genome:
- the LOC126198567 gene encoding protein mab-21 — MLVPPDMMAAQSKLLYQINKYYGERVHARKAQVAKTVREVCKVVQDVLKEVEVQEPRFISSLTECNGRYEGLDVVSPTEFEVVLYLNQMGVFNFVDDGSLPGCAVLKLSDGRKRSMSLWVEFITASGYLSARKIRSRFQTLVAQACDKCAYRDSVKMIADTTEVKLRIRERYVVQITPAFKCSGVWPRSAAHWPIPHIPWPHPSLVNDVKTEGFDLLSKESVALQGKQSAMEGDAWVLSFTEAENRLMLGGCRRRCLSILKTLRDRHLDLPGNPVTSYHVKTLLLYECEKHPRELEWDEACLGDRINGILLQLISCLQCRRCPHYFLPNLDLFKGKSPSALENAAKQVWRLTRELLTNTRSLEKL, encoded by the coding sequence ATGCTGGTGCCGCCGGACATGATGGCGGCGCAGTCCAAGCTGCTGTACCAGATCAACAAGTACTACGGCGAGCGGGTGCACGCGCGCAAGGCGCAGGTGGCCAAGACGGTGCGCGAGGTGTGCAAGGTGGTGCAGGACGTGCTGAAGGAGGTCGAGGTGCAGGAGCCGCGATTCATCTCGTCGCTCACCGAGTGCAACGGCCGCTACGAGGGGCTCGACGTCGTCTCGCCCACCGAGTTCGAGGTGGTGCTCTACCTCAACCAGATGGGCGTGTTCAACTTCGTGGACGACGGCTCTCTGCCCGGCTGCGCCGTGCTCAAGCTGAGCGACGGCCGCAAGCGCTCCATGTCGCTGTGGGTCGAGTTCATCACGGCGTCGGGCTACCTGTCGGCGCGCAAGATCCGCTCGCGCTTCCAGACGCTGGTGGCGCAGGCGTGCGACAAGTGCGCCTACCGCGACTCGGTCAAGATGATCGCCGACACGACCGAGGTGAAGCTGCGCATCCGCGAGCGCTACGTGGTGCAGATCACGCCCGCCTTCAAGTGCTCGGGCGTGTGGCCGCGCTCGGCCGCGCACTGGCCCATCCCGCACATCCCCTGGCCGCACCCCAGCCTCGTCAACGACGTCAAGACCGAGGGCTTCGACCTGCTGTCCAAGGAGAGCGTGGCGCTGCAGGGCAAACAGTCGGCCATGGAGGGCGACGCCTGGGTGCTGAGCTTCACCGAGGCCGAGAACCGGCTGATGCTGGGCGGCTGTCGGCGGCGCTGCCTCAGCATCCTCAAGACACTGCGCGACCGCCACCTCGACCTGCCGGGCAACCCGGTCACCTCGTACCACGTGAAGACGCTGCTGCTGTACGAGTGCGAGAAGCACCCGCGCGAGCTCGAGTGGGACGAGGCGTGCCTGGGCGACCGCATCAACGGCATCCTGCTGCAGCTCATCTCGTGCCTGCAGTGCCGCCGCTGCCCGCACTACTTCCTGCCCAACCTGGACCTCTTCAAGGGCAAGTCGCCGTCCGCGCTCGAGAACGCCGCCAAGCAGGTGTGGCGCCTCACGCGGGAACTGCTCACCAACACGCGCTCCCTCGAGAAGCTCTAA